The Danio aesculapii chromosome 11, fDanAes4.1, whole genome shotgun sequence region agtttattcaatttacctatagcgcatgtctttggactttgggggaaaccggagcacccggaggaaacccatgcgaacagggagaacatgcaaactccacacagaaatgccaactggcccagccgggactcgagccagcgaccttcttgctgtgaggtgacagtgctaaccactgagccaccgtgtcacctggtTATTGGCCATTTCTAGTCTAATGTATTGAATGACtaataaaaattatgatttttaatgTATGACTTCTTTTCAATTCAGTCTGaattgtctgcagattctgtctggactttaaaaatgaaataaaataagcttggactttaaataaaataaacttggccaaataaaataaatcggttgTGTTTGTTACAAAAATGACATTACTCTTTATTTGAGGAAACACTCCTATTATTTTCAGGGTTCAAAATACGTTATTTGGATGCTTTGTCTGTTTTGATGattggaataaaataaatactccTTGTTGCTGTAATGTACTTTGTTTTTTGGCCTAGCAAGAAGAATGGTTTGAGAAAGCCTTGAGGGAAAAGAAAGGCTATGAAATcaaaaaaatgaaggaagatgGAGCATGTCTTTTCAGAGCAGTCGgtaatattgcaatttttttttgctctccatatactgtatattatcatgagctgaaaatatattttctgtgCTGAAGTAGTCatggaaataaatgtatttaaatattaaacagtGTAGAATTTCTTTTGTTTGCCTATTATTTCTATTGTGTTAGTTaagggtgtaacagatcacagttGATTCGTGATTCATACGGATTACAACTCACAGTTTGGAACACACATGGACTGCGGATTAGTActttttttactggtagattcatcctaaatttgtaatgatcacagagagatcgcctctcactTCATTCAAATCAtctgtatgaaagcatttaggccttcctgtaaaataatgatgatggaagaagtcgtgggaggttattcgggatgtggtgggtttctttggttattaaaagtgttttctgtcactacttgtttagcctgcattaatgcattcagtgtaagctgcactgttaatcattaaaagatcgggatctcaacacccacgcaacaaattataaatgatggtgatttgcatgtttattaactCTTCTAATCTCTGTTCAAATCTGTatttgaaaaacgcaaaaatcaagaaagagattcagtctttagtcttttgagttagatATGAAGTTACAGTCAAATAACCCAGAAGTACTGGATaatagtttatagtttagataaaaccactgatgtttattgtgaagattaaaatcacattcatgtgcatttaacttgatgctcaCAAATAAAGcatgtaggcagcaattacattatttaaccaattggtggtgacaaccagccatcaaaaatatgccactgaataattcttcaaaaataatCATCtagtaatgaaacatgaagttttatgagtgaataactgaagcatttattaaaatgaggctaaaaataaatatgaattgtacaaattataatgttagatttctacatttagtgttatcagcaacagcagtagtaacagtgaatttgtcacagtactgaatattttacgatttatttttattcagctggttatttcttcattttatttcaataaaatcaCAGTTTCTAAGTTctttttgttaaaaccaaaagtttcttgcagaactgtttttgtaacaaaatgggaaaaaatgacatttgtctcctcccttttttggctgatccgaaaaatgatcCGATCTGTGACTAAAAGATCATAATGTGATACGTTACACCACTAGTGTTAGTACGTTTCTAAGTGCAGTACAAAATTATTTAACAGTTTTTGAGTCATTGAGAAGAAACTTGTCAAtggcattatttttgttttaattatatacTAATGTAGTTTTATTAACAATTTGATTTAGTTGCTATTTTAAGATATTCAGGGGTAATTTTCAAGTTTGCAATTTTCTTAAGTTCTTTTTAGAATGTATCTAACATTGATTTTATTTCGTCAATAGttctttcttttactttttattttatattttaaagctgATCAAATATACGGGGACCAAGATATGCACGATGTGATACGGAAGCAATGTATGGATTATTTGGTAAATCagttcaatatattttttttaaatattactttctaGCTTTCAAATATTGTATGATTTGAGTcattgtttgtgttttgattacAGACGAAAAATGCAGATTACTTCTCCAGTTACGTCACCGAGGACTTCACCACATACATTAACAGGAAGAGGAAGAACAACTGCCATGGAAACCACATTGAGATGCAGGCCATGGCAGAAATGTTCAACCGGCCGGTGGAGGTTTACCAGTATGGCATAGGTTAGTTACTGTCTATTGAACTGTTTGCATCATTTAAACCAAATGaggataatatatttaattttatttgaccaCTCTGATCTTTCAGAGCCAATTAATATTTTCCATGGCATCCAAGAAAACAATGATGAGCCAATACGTGTCAGTTACCACAAAAACATCCATTATAACTCTGTGGTGAATCCATACAAGGCCAGTGTCGGGGTCGGGCTGGGCCTGCCCTCCTTCAAACCAGGGGTATGTGTTAAATAAGACGCACTGACATGACTGtttattagggctgggtgatacgGCCCAAAAACTTTCATAGTAAAACAAAATTACCTTCATAAAAGTCATAGCTGTATCGTTCAGGCACAGCGTTTCTTCTGTATTCTTGTAAAATGATAGCATCAGCGCTCTTTAATCTGGCTTTAAatcatcaagacatttgtgttctTCGTTAAATTGAACCGCTTTTTATTCTGAGACTTTCCATATGTAAGGAAATGCACAGATAAACAGTCCATGCAGCACAAACAAGCAGCACTGTTTAGTTTCTCATTGATTATATGTTATACTTATAAACAAGTTATATTGTgataataattgttattgttttttcacCCAGCCCTAGTCTGATTTCATAAACGTGCTGTCCTCTGTTAACGTCTGCTTAACTGTCTCAATGCAGTTTGCTGACCAGTGTCTCATGAAAAATGCTATAAAGACGTCTGAAGAGTCTTGGATTGAGCAGCAGATGCTGGAGGATAAGAAGAGAGCAACAGACTGGGAGGCCACTAATGAGGCCATCGAGGAGCAAGTGGCTCGTGAATCCTATCTGCAGTGGCTTCAAGACCAGGAGAAGCAAGCAAGACAGGTatgaaaaaattgtttaaaaatagtcTTTTTTTATGTGGTTGATTGGATAATGAATTTCATTATCTTATTTCATTGGCTTATTACAAATTGAACGGTTAAATAGATACAAATGTATAATATCTTAAAGCAACAGCAGCCTAATAATACTCTCTTTAtgcaattaatattaattaaagaaaaaagacaaagcaGGCTGTACATTTTACTGAATATCTTTCTTAGCCTTATTGACAgaatttatttaatctatttagaatttatttttatttatccttatttgtgtacatgtatatacattgtgttaatatatatatctagtaccaagttggacccccttttgccttcagaactgccttaatccttcgtagcaaagattcaacaaggtactggaaatattcctcatagattttggtccatattgacatgatagcatcatgcagttgctgctgatttgtctgctgcacatccatgatgcgaatctccagttccacaacatcccaaaggtgctctattgggttgagatcaGGTGACTGTCTTTCAATCTCCTATTGTtccattttggtgagcctgtgtgaattgtagcctcagtttcctgttcttagctgacaggagtggcacatggtgtgatcttctgctgctgtagcccatccgcctcagggTTCGAaggttgtgcattcagagatgctcttctgcatacctcggttgtaatgagtggttatttgagttactattgcctttctatcaggtcGAACCAAtttgaccattctcctctgacctctggcatcaacaaggcatttgcgctcacagaactgccgctggATATCActggatatatatttttttcagaccattctctgttaaccctagagatggttgtgcatgaaaatcccagtagatcagcagtttctgaaattctcagaccagcctgcctggcaccaacaaccatgccacgttcaaagtcacttaaatcacttttcttccccattctgatgatcagttcgaactgcagcagattttcttgaccatgtctacatgcctaaatgcaatgagttactgccatgtgatcggctgattagaaatttgcgataacatgcagttggacaagtgtacctaataaaatggccagtgagtgtgtgtgtgtatatatatatatatatatatatatatatatatatatatatatatatatatatatatataggagccCTGACTGAATCTGATCttaactattttatattatttattttttatatttcatatttgttaGAAATATCAGTAGCAGTTGAATGCAATTTTTGTGTGAGATTTTTGTATGAAATCTATATTCAATTAACCGAATCAAAGGGAATGGGGGAGCTTAAGAATTGAATCGGGACATCTAAGATGATACTCAACCCTAGTTTGAAACCACCACACTGTATTAATAAAAGCAAGTTCAGACTTGACACATGACCATCTTCCTTCTCCATTCAGCCTCGTAAAGCAAGTGCGACCTGCAGCTCTGCCACAGCCGCCACATCCAGTGGTTTGGAGGACTGGGGTTGTCGGTCTCCTCGTCAGCGTAGCTCTGCACCCTCTCCAGAACACCCAGGCCCGGCTCATGCTGAACCTTCTGTCAAACCTCCGTCCCCTGCAGGAGCCTCGCTGGTGCTTCCCAAACCCCCTTCACCATGTGCCCCGGGTACGTGTATGTGTACCTGTGTTTTCTTTGCTCACACTAATGTACATCACAGTTTACTTACAGTGAAGTAGAGCTGCCCTGTGTTGCAGGGAAACTTTGACATTGGGATATTTTTTTAGGAGCTACATTTGCATAagatattcattcagtcattttcttttggcttagtccctcatttatcagaggtcgccacagcagaatgaactgccaactattccagcatatgttttacgtagcagatgcctttccagccgtaaaccagtactgggaaacatccatacactctcacattcacacacacactcatacactaagggcaatttagttaatcttattcacttataccacatgtctttggactgtgggggaaaccggagcacactgaagaaacccacgcaaacacggggaagaaacccacgcaaacacggggagaacatgcaaactccacacagaaatgcaaactggcccagctgggacgcaaaccagtgaccttcttgctgtgagatgacagtgctaaccactgagccactgtgctgctcttgcataaaatatattaaccatattacaagcatagataagtCCAATAGAACAAACCCAGCAAACATTTATTTGTGGCTAATTGAGTCCAACAGATGTCTAAACATCTTGGCTAAAACCAGGCAAAATTTGTGCTGTCtgtaaaaactgtatttaatttgttttgggctgttcttagatgtctattaaacggCCCAAATTAGCTACACACTAAACGCAGAGCACTTCATCACTCACAAGATGTTTTAAACCTCACAAAAATGTTCTGCTCGAGATTAATTATATTtgagttaattttatttaacttgcGTGGTAGTTGCAATTTTTGGCTTCATTTGTGCCATGCAGTGATTATTCTCCTCTGTTCATGCATTGGCATTTATTTTGTATGTCAAttactcacacaaacacataattCCATGTTTGGTATGAACCCAGCATAACAGTATTTAGCtatagactacctgacaaaagtcttgtcgcttgtactttgggaacaacaaataataacttgacttctagttaatcatttggtatcagcaAAGGCCTCGAGATTACGCTAATttcacctaaataaaatatgatcatgccttgatttttaattatttaattaggacagtacgatctgactttgcttagacaaaagtcttgtcagttgacagaaataatgtacagtaaaaaatataaagtcatgctgcagtggaaaaattattaatattgtgtatgactctcatgagcttggacgactgcatccatacatctctgcaatgactccaataacttattaataaagtcatctggaatgggaaagaaagcgttcttgcaggactacgagttcatcaagattctttggattcatcttcaatgccttctcctttaacttaccccagacatgctcaataatgttcatgtctggtgactgggctggccaatcctggagcaccttgaccttctttgctttcaggatctttgatgtggaggctgaagaatgagaaggagcgctatcctgctgaagaatttgccctctcctgtagtttgtaatgtaatgggcagcacaaatgtcttgatacctcaggctgttgatgttgccatccactgtgCAGATCTCCCGCATGcccccatgctgaatgtaaccctaaaccatgattattccttcaccaaacttgacggatttctatgagaatcttgggtccatgaaggttccaataggtcttttgcagtatttgtgatgattaggatgcagttcaacagatgattcattggaaaaatcaaccttctgccacttttccaaatgattaacaagaagtcaagttattatttgtggctCTCATAACTGGGATAGACGACAAAACTAATGTCAGTTAATGTAGAagaggggtgtccaaactcagtcctggaggaaaactgtcctgcagagtttagtgcCAGCTTGCCTAAACTCACCTACCTGAATATTCCTTAGGGTGAACAGTTAATCTGTGCAGGATAATCcactgagaaaaaaaagttttggtaATCAAATTCTGATCTTTTGCttgggtgaaatatgcttagTCACTCACACTCCTCCAACCGTTAGTTTGCTGCAAGGTAAAGATGAGGATAGgagcataaaaataaaacctcAACTCCTACTCTGCACTTCAAGAGTTGGAGCTAACTCTTCAGGACTGAGAGCCCCTGCtatagaaattgaacaatcagatgtaaaataacactgattaTGTTAGAAATGGCATCACactagtttgttttttaatttagcttGGAGTACAGTAAATTGACTTTAGGCTTTAGTAACCGTTTCTTACTTGTATTATTTTAAAGGTCCAAGTCATCAGTCTTCAGCCAACTCTTCCCTGGTGTCTCTCTACCCAACCCTGGGCTACAGGAGTCTAATGCATGATATGTCACCTACTGCCTTTGGTATGCCATATTGATTTCCAGTATAAATGCTTGTAAATGTATAAGTCATGTCTTTTATAGAGCTTAAATAACTAATATGTCTTTAGGTTTAACAGATTGGGAAGACGATGACGTACTGGCCTCAGTTCTGGCTGCTTCACAACAAGAATACCTCGATAGCTTGAAGAAAAATGCAATGCACAGAGAATCTTCTCCAGACTGCAATTGATACATTGGACAGCACAAACCACAGCTGCGTTTCTCTGTTTCAACATCATGCAATGTTTCTTCCTTTCCCCTGTTTCAATACCACTCTATTCTGATCTCTCTCCACCTTTTTTTGCTAACCTACTTTCCTTAATTTCATTAAACTTCATGGACCTAGTTAGGTGCATGTTTAAATCAacattgtaatattaatattgaaaaaatcATCTCAGCTGTTTGTTATAATAATCAGGTGTTTTCATTATTTGAGAAGAATAAATTATGCTAATTAGTACAATTATGTGTTTTTCTCTCTGATTTTTCTTCAGACTGGTACATGGCATTGCAAATAATGATTGATTATTCAAAGATTCAAGTTCATTCTTTGAGGTTTCAGAGGTATTTGGTGAATATAGTCCACAATCTGCTACAGTAAGTTTGCCATGTTTATCTGTGTAAAGTTAAGCTTTCTCAGAACTCAGGAAATCATACGGAGCAAAAATGTAGAAACGTATTTTGTACGCAAGACAAACTTTACAGTTTCTAGATTAAGTCATGCAGTCagtaatataggctactctgtgtttttatatatatataaattatatttagttCAGTATGAGACTTATAAAGTGAGGCTAGCTGTGTGAAgctgcaataaaataaaagatttcatcATTTGTCTTTGACCCATGATAAACTTCGATTTGGTCCTCTGAAAAGAGAGGCAGAATGTTAGGGGTAATGCCTTTTATACACACTGActgtcattttaaaattgtttgcctcttttgtttgtttgatttattgttcGGCTACAAAAAGCACATATTAGTTAAATGTTATGAATAAATCTGATTTTATAAAATTAACATGCTGTTGCTCAATGGATAGAGCACAATTCAGAAGTCATCAGTGAGCAAATTAAGgaaaaggcaggtgcagcttgatATTAAACCCCATTGTGTTAGAAATTGAATTcttaagcccccctgtttattttttcccttaatttctgattaactgagagaagatttttttcaacacatttctaaataatagttgtaataattcatttctaataactgatttattttatctttgaaatgatgacagtaaataatatttgactagatatttttcgagacacttctatacagcttaaagtgacatctaaaggcttaactaggttatttggttaactaggcaggttagggtaattaggcaagttattgtataacgatagtttgttctgtagactatcgaaaaaatatatagcttaaaagggctaataattttgaccttaaaatggatttaaaaaaagtaaaaagtgcttttattctagcagaaataaaacaaacaagactttctccataagaaagaatattatctgacatgctgtgaaaatttccttgctctgttaaacatcatttgggaaatatttaaaaaataaaaaaattcaaaaggggctttaataattctgatgtaaactgtatatataaacacattagtTAATGTGTATAAAGTAATgtgttctatttattttgaagtaAATGAGGAAGTTATCCATGGCAATTTTGagtttgatatatttatcttCGGCTCACGGCCCTTAATCATgtttttttggccctttataagataAGGTTTAGGCCTTTGGTctttattattgctgtttttgtTAATTACAATGAACCACAAATTTGTTATAAGaccttatttgtttgatttcagcgCAATATTGAGTATTTCAATCTTCCATCCTAATTGTCGTTTTAAATCTTTCCAATGTTCTTTATTCAACTTAGTACGACCCATCTGTTAGCAAGAACACTTTTACACAcataattttacacacacacacacacacacacacatatatatatatatatatatatatatatatatatatatatatatatatatatatatatatatatatacacacacacatacatacatacatacactcaatGGCATTTAACATAATGCCATTTATATTTGACAATTTATCTTCACAGAAGTTATTTGAAACATACATACGGTGGTCTGTCTCACATCTAACGCTAATATACTGCACCTACATTATAGTTACTCAccgtcttttattttgaagcatCAACCGGAAGTGGTTGTTGATATTtgttttgtagtgtttttaaCGTCTAGCTTCCTGGAGGGAGCACCGGCAGCCGAGCTGAGTCAGTTGCGCTGAACGAAAGCGAAATATGATTTTGCTTTTAAATCATCGTTGATAATTGAATATATCAGACATGAATGTGATTATGAGCAGAAGGAAAGCGCTTCACGAGAGCAGTCATTTATCGAGAGACTTCAGGAGCTTTTCCCATAACGTTAAATGACGTAGACGAGCTCAAGTTACTGTGTTGTAATCTGCTCACTACCTCTGTgatttaaacagcttttattattTGACAAATCACGATTTATCGATATTAAACTATCAGAAGACGAGCGTGACGGACGCTGCAGATATGGGATAACAGCGGTAATCTGATTAAACGGCTTTAGACTATAATTTTGTACATTAAGTACGAACCTTTAGTAATTAAATTGCTTCGCTGATTTATTTGTCATCTCATACGCATTTTAAGCCCGTTTCTCATTATAAATGCAGTTGTTTGCATGTTGACATGGATCAGAACGGTCAAGAGAGTGGGAATATGGAGGAGGTGAAGATATgtgatccatccatccttcctcaATGTCTTGATCACACAGGTAATGTTTTAATGCAGTTTATTACTACAGAGTAACGCTTGTGGATAGCTAGACTTATTTTTGCACCCTCTAAAACATTGTAAGATGTACGCTACCTGATAAAAGTATTGTCTTTGATCCCAGttctaagagcaacaaatattaacttctagttgatcatttggaaaagtggcagaaggtagatttttcagatgaatcatttgttgaactgcatcccaatcatcacaaatactgcagaagacctactggaacctgcatggacccaaaattcttacagaaatcagtcaattttggtgaaggaaaaatggTGGTATGGggtcgtgcgagagatctgcagagtggatggcaacatcaacagcctgagtgatcaagacatttgtgctgccctttaaattacaaaccataggagagggcaaatgcttcagcaggatagcgcttcttctcatactttagcctccacatcaaagttcctgaaagcaaaaaaaggtcaaggtgctccaggattggccagcccagtcaccagaaatgaacattattgagcatgtctgggttaagttgaaggaggcattgaagatgaattcaaagaatcagGATGAACTCTGGgcgtcctgcaagaacgctttctttgccattccagatgactttataaataagttattggagtcactgcagagatgtatggatgcagttgtccaagctcatgggagtcttaCACAATATtacttctttttccactgcaccatgactttatagtcTATACTGTTATTTATcatttgtattaaatataatataatagttatattaatatttctgttaagtgacgagacttgtctaagcaaagccagaccttactgtcctaatttaataattaaaaaatcaaggcatgattatattttattttgttaaaataagtgtaatctagaggcctttgcctttcatatgagccactcctgataccaagtgatcaactagaagtcaagttattatttgttcctaaaatttcgacttttgtcaggtagtgtagactaatactcttttttttttttttaacattaaaagggACGATTAACCAAAAACAATGACTTTCTTTCATCTGtcgatcacaaaagaagatatttttcaataaacttgtaactattgacttcaatagtatgtgtttttcctactgttTAAGTCAATTGTGACAGATTTtcagcttacttcaaaatatctcattttgtgaaactcttaaaggttttgaagcacttgagggagagtaaacagtgaattcattgtcattttTGGAAATCATATCACTTTTTATCTCAAAAACTATGCCAACTGTGCATTTTATTGCTctgtttttccactttttttggtttttgtttatttatctttcaTCTAAAAtccttaattaaaataattttaagattTGACTCTGCTTTCCTACACAGTCACTGACGTCCCATCTGAAAACCATTGTGTAAATGAAGATCACAGGACACCTTCAGACCCAGAGGGGCTTTTGGAGTCAGCAGATCCCTCATCCGAGCAGGACATCCTACCGCAAGAGCCTTCAACAGAAATGGAGAAGCTCCATGTTGAGGATGACTGCTCTGTGTGTCCCGCTGGTTCAGAGACGGATTCTGGGAAAGCATCCCAAGACTCTGCATTAGTGGATAATAGCAATGATGACTCTGGTGAGTTTGTTGTAACTGTATTAGCTCGGGGGAAGTTGGAGGAGCAGGGAATGGGTATGAAAGGAGCCTCTTCCCCTTTGTCCGAGACTGGCACACCACTGGGACCCCCATCACACAGGAACGAGGACGTGACGGCGGATAGTTGGAGGCAGCACAGGAAGCATGTTTTCGTGTTGAGCGAGGCGGGGAAGCCTATCTATTCCCGATACGGAAGTGAAGAGGCTCTTTCGTCCACCATGGGGGTGATGATGGCTCTGGTGTCCTTTGTGCAAAGTGGAGACAACATCATTCGCTCCGTTTACTCTGGTAAATATGATAGTTTTTTTGCAGTAGCtaaattaattaggttaatcaAAGTCAATGTTTCATTTTCAATGTTTATTCAATCAAAATTTTCAATGTTTTAATAAagcacattgttagtcttaaggtgAACTATTAATATGTTAAACCactcaaggaaaaaaaaaaaacaacctgttTGGTTATCTTTAATCAGATTTTTACCCTTTGTTTCCACTCTGAAATGACTGtctttctctgatgatgtcagtttgacagcttagCCACACCCCTTAAACTATTAGTTTgctgtgaaaaaagaaaaaagaaaggaggAGTGCTAACTTGAAGCTaaagatggcaaaagtacacgcATCCTTtcctcaagtagaagtacagatactcctGTTTAAAATgcctctggtaaaagttgaaatACTGACCAcatttttgtactcaagtaaagtAGTTTGGCCTAAAATAAGTACTAAAGTAAAAAGTATTAATTACTACTACCTGTTTAGTTTCATGAGAGTAACTACACACAGTGtatacatttacacaaaaaaccttgcatttcattttttttgtaaaaatgttgttattaGTTTTCAGCAGCaaagtagccaagcaacatcACTCTATAATATTGTCCaacaactaggcatgggacaataacagttttcaaggtatatcgcggtttggataagtcaaggttttaaaacaggcaaaattttctgttacaccgttcctatggtatgtgtaagattttttttatttacattttttttctttttttaggacaacagtatattaagcagaaaagatatccaaagatgcccttTCAAATTGTATAGAAATCCATGTTTTAGAAACtagtgaagacagcagaagtcaatgattcatttgaattaactaacctgacgtgtttactgctccaatatATTGTAAAtctttcaaataataaaatgtgtcattttcaaaggggaaaaagttgttgtttttacccagatatttaaaaagaatatattttagagctgtaatcacaatactgtgaaaccgtgatatttttatacaaggttatcatactgtcagaatcttatatcagcCCATGCCTACCAAAAACACGGCTCAAAAAGTTGCTCTGTGTATCATTACCTGGACACAAAACTTAACTTTGTGGCTGTTAAGAACAACAGCTGCCATACACATTCGAATATTCTATACAGTACTGTATTCATAACTAA contains the following coding sequences:
- the otud5b gene encoding OTU domain-containing protein 5b isoform X2, with protein sequence MTILPKKKPVSAAGGGDHTDEPDRRGSSEAHPHPLAGRPGSRSRASPPPWTYQATPHTSREERRIEASARPQAASPQPAVAGAPLVQCEGSANSGTRVELPCGAGGVGSCCSGPGLSKRRRQAVCSSGLTGGGGRVGGGGGGGGSPASEPEEGAGGNNSEDEYENAARLQLVDPATAEQQEEWFEKALREKKGYEIKKMKEDGACLFRAVADQIYGDQDMHDVIRKQCMDYLTKNADYFSSYVTEDFTTYINRKRKNNCHGNHIEMQAMAEMFNRPVEVYQYGIEPINIFHGIQENNDEPIRVSYHKNIHYNSVVNPYKASVGVGLGLPSFKPGFADQCLMKNAIKTSEESWIEQQMLEDKKRATDWEATNEAIEEQVARESYLQWLQDQEKQARQPRKASATCSSATAATSSGLEDWGCRSPRQRSSAPSPEHPGPAHAEPSVKPPSPAGASLVLPKPPSPCAPGPSHQSSANSSLVSLYPTLGYRSLMHDMSPTAFDWEDDDVLASVLAASQQEYLDSLKKNAMHRESSPDCN
- the otud5b gene encoding OTU domain-containing protein 5b isoform X1, translating into MTILPKKKPVSAAGGGDHTDEPDRRGSSEAHPHPLAGRPGSRSRASPPPWTYQATPHTSREERRIEASARPQAASPQPAVAGAPLVQCEGSANSGTRVELPCGAGGVGSCCSGPGLSKRRRQAVCSSGLTGGGGRVGGGGGGGGSPASEPEEGAGGNNSEDEYENAARLQLVDPATAEQQEEWFEKALREKKGYEIKKMKEDGACLFRAVADQIYGDQDMHDVIRKQCMDYLTKNADYFSSYVTEDFTTYINRKRKNNCHGNHIEMQAMAEMFNRPVEVYQYGIEPINIFHGIQENNDEPIRVSYHKNIHYNSVVNPYKASVGVGLGLPSFKPGFADQCLMKNAIKTSEESWIEQQMLEDKKRATDWEATNEAIEEQVARESYLQWLQDQEKQARQPRKASATCSSATAATSSGLEDWGCRSPRQRSSAPSPEHPGPAHAEPSVKPPSPAGASLVLPKPPSPCAPGPSHQSSANSSLVSLYPTLGYRSLMHDMSPTAFGLTDWEDDDVLASVLAASQQEYLDSLKKNAMHRESSPDCN